The Ruegeria sp. SCSIO 43209 genomic interval CGAGCGCCGCCAACCACGTGTCCGAAGCACCAACCGAATAGCTTGGGCTGCGCGCCGAATTTGTCTGGCCACGGTTGTCCATAGTTGGTGTGTTTGGAAATTAGACAATCTGAGGTAAGCTGAACAAATTTAGAGGTTTAGCTTTGTCAGCACCTTACCCCTGTTTGATCATTGCCTGGGTTTATCCAAGGAGACGGTTCTTTGACACATGTTTCGCAAAACGCATTGCCGCCGGATATTGTTGATGATGTCATTGACCACAATCTCGAGGCCGTTGCACGGTGGAAAGGCCATCGCTTAAGGGCTCAGCATGGGCGCAGTCACGGGTGTGTGGCTGCAATATTCACCGTCAGAAACGATCTACCAGAACAGTTCCGTCACGGCCTGTTTGAACAGCCCGCAGCCTATTCAGCCGCACTTCGCTTTTCCAACGGCGCGCATCTGGATGACCGGAAATCGGATGCCCACGGGATGGCGATCAAGCTTTTTGACGTGCCAGGCCCCAAGCTGATCGACGCCGAAGCACTTGCGCATCTGGGGACCACACAACTCAGCGACGAGTTCGATTTTGTATTGGTCGATCAGGATGTGTTTCCCAGCTACGTCCCCGATGAATATGAGCGATTGGGCAGGCTTGTCGCCACATTACAAGCGGTCCAGCACGCGATCAAAGGGCGACGAAAATGGAGCCTTAGGTTGATCACCAAAGGGCTGCGCGCAGGATTTCGCGCCTTCCTCACTCGTGAAGGCAAGCGTCAGTTTCGCGTCGCGAGTGATTTTGCCTCGAACTATATGCACTCGCCTTTTGAGGTCCATTTCTGGTCGACAACACCGTATCGGCTGGGCCCCGATCTAACGGTCAGATACTTGGCCCGCAGCGCGAAACCAAAAATTCCGGCACATCCGGTAGACGACCCAGATGGGATCGGGCAGTGTTTGCGGCAAGACGTGGCCGATGGAGAAAATCACTTCGAGCTGTGTGTGATTGAGCCCCCGCGCCCGGCCGACGAATTCGATGTGCTCGACAATCGCATCCGGTGGGCATGCGACCCGCAACCAGATGCACCTCTTGATCCGTACCATCATACCGTCACGCCCGTGGCGGATATCACGATTCCCAAAGGTGCAGAATTTGATCCGCAGAATGGAGACGCGATGAGCTTCGCGCCCTGGCGTGTCACGGCAGATCACGAACCTTTAGGACCGATTAATGCGATCCGGCTCAGAACCTATCTGAGCTTGGCCAGCGCCCGGTTCCCGAATCGATGACCAAACGGAGATGTATTGATGCTGGACGTTGATGATCTGATCAAACTCGGATTCAAGATCTCCCCACCCGTTACGAGCTATTTAGCCGCGATCAGGCTTGCAAACGCCGCGAAGATCCACCGACCGCGGCCCTATACGATGGGCGCAGACTACACGACATGGCCCGGCGTGTTTTCCCATCGCTGGATCGGTCGGCATACAACGCCAGAAGACCTCTCACCCGTCCTGCCGTCGGAAAGCGAAGTTGCTGATCTCTTTCGCCGACGGACACAAATGGATGGCAGCCCGCTTACCTTGATGTGCCCGCAAGGATCGACACTTTTGTTTATCTCGGCCGCACAATGGTTTACCGACAGTTTCCTGCGCACCTTTGGGGCGAAAGGACCGGTTGATCAGACGGATTCGAACCACGAGGTCGATCTGTGCCAAATCTACGGGCTGAACGATTTTCAGACCGACATGCTGCGCGAACGCGATCCCGATACCAATGAATTAACCCACCGGTTGGCCTTTCGTCTGGATACACAAGGCGAGATGTGGGCCCCGAAGCTGTTTCAAAAGAACCAATCCGGTGGTGTTAAGCTTGCGCCCCCCTTTGATGGCAGTCTTGCCACTGGCGAGAATTACGGAAAGCCCCTGCACGATCCATGCAAGCTGTGGAATGCGGTGAAACGGGCGCATCCGGGTCTCAGCGATCACGCGATTGACCAGCTACTGCTCGATTTTCATGCAACCGGGCTCGATAATGGCAATGGTACCATAGGTTATATCGCGATCAATACACTGATGTTGCGCGCCCATAACACCTTTGCCGATCTGTTGTGGCGCGAAAAGCGCGGCATATCAGGCTGGGATAAAGAGCGTGTGTTCCAGACCACACGCTGCACCTTGATCGCATTGCTGATCAAGCTTGTGCTTGAGGACTACATCGCCCACATCGCCAATATGCCATTCAAACTGCCTGTTGGCGTCAATCGCTGGCAACCGTGGCATCATTCCAACCAGATCGCGATTGAGTTCAATTTGCTCTACCGCTGGCATTCGATGATCCCCGAGCGATTCATAATCGACGGCGCACAGGTTGGCCCGGAGGGGTTCAGATTCAATCCACGACTGGTCGAACAAACGGGCTTGGCGGAAATGATCCGATCATTGTCGCGCCAACCTGCGGCCCGCATGTCGCTGCGCAACACGCCCGATTTCCTGTTCCAAAGGCCTGCGCCCGGTGCTCCTGCCCCTGTCGAAGCTACAATTGCCCTGACGCGTAAGGCGCGTCTTCCGTCGCTGAACACTTATCGTCATCATTTCTGCCGCAAACCGCATTCAAACTTTACTGAGATGGTTGGTGATCAGCCGTTTGCGGACGAATTGATTGCCGACCTGAGCCGGCTTTATTGCGACGTCAATAGGGTCGAGTTGTTCCCTGGTCTCTTTGCGGAACAGCACAAGGGCGATGTGATCATGGGCGATCTGATGACATCGATGGTGGCGTATGACGCAATCACGCAGCTTATGAACAACCCGATGGTGTCCAAAAACTTGTACTCGGCTGAGACTTTTTCAGAGAAAGGTTTTCAGTTGTTGAAGAAAACTTCGTCATTCTCGCAGGTGGCGCGTTTTGTTGGCTTGGACCTGCAACCCGAAGACTGCACTTTAGGTCGACGTCCCGGCGGGACCTAAGACGCGACCGCGCTCTTCCAGCTCAGTAATCCGCGCGGCAACTTCCGTATCGGCTGGCCGGATGCAGGCAAGATCACTCAGCGCGCGCAATTCATACAGCGCCGCGCCCTGATTATTTGCCACGGCAATAGCTTCACGCAAAGCCGCCTCAGCCGCGTCGAACGGACCACCTTGTTCCAGTAGAAGAGCCGCCTTTATCCGGTAGATTTCAGCTTCATAGTTCCGCTCGTCAGTGTTTTCTGCACATGTCAGACCAGCCCCCACCGCATCCAACCCTTTTTGAATCTCACCCAGAGCAAGATAGCCCCGTGCGAGCTCGGCGTTGACGAGCACGCCAGCCGCCTCGGCACCCGTTGCGTGCATCCTTCCCCAAGCGGCCTGCAGCATGGCCACGCCCTCTGTGGCCTCGCCGGTTCTGATGGCAGCCCCGGCAAGATGGGCCGTCGCAACAGCTTGGTAATAAGGGCCGCCCTTGTCCTGAACAGCCGCGCTCAGCGCCTTGGCCATACGCGCATAATCCGGGTGGTCCATCTGCATGTGGATTTCGGTCAACCAATGCATTGCATTTGCGATGATCAAGGGCTGGCCCGATGCAATCGCGGCGTCAACTGCCCGCTTGGCTTTGGCGAGTGCCGCCTCAGTTTTGCCCTGAAAGCTGTCAACCAGCGCGCTCATACTCTCGATTTGTATCACGGCTGCAATATCGGGGCTGTTTCCAGCTTCGGCGCGATGCGCATCCGCATGAGACGCCGCTTGTTCCAGAGCTGCTGCCGCATCCTGAAACCGACCGCGCGGGGATAGCGCGGCCCCACAGATGTAGTTTCCGACCATTCGGGTGTGGTGATCGTCATACGCATCGATGATCGCTTGCCCCCATTGCTCGGCGTTCTGGTAATCACCTTTGACCATTGCAGCGGTAAAGAGACCCCTGCCCGCGCGAACAAGAGTACGTCTGTCGCCCAGCTTTTCAGCCAGTTCAAAACTGCGCCCAAAGGCATCGATTGCGGGCTCGGCACCATAACCGACATGCACGCGTTCGGCAGCGGCCAGAAGGAATTGCAAGTTCAATTCAGCTTCATCGCGTTGGTCTGCGGGCAACTCGTCCAACAGCCGCAATCCGTTTCGGGCATGCTGAGCCCCTTCGCGATTTGCGTGCCGCCTCAGGTTCAGCCGCGCGGCCTCCGACCAGGCGGCCACCGCCTTCGTTGTTTCACCGGCCAGTTCCCAGTGCCGCGCTATTTGTTCAGGCTGTCGGGCGGCTTCCGGTTGGGCGGCAAGGGCTTCTGCCGTGCGTCGATGCAAATGAATGCGACGGTCCCGCACAAGGCTTTGATATGCCGCCTCGCGCACCAATTCATGGCGGAACCGCCAGATCATTTCTGCGTCGTCATTCGCGCCGGGCAGATGTTGCAAAATACCCGTGGCGGCGAGCCCGAAGATAGCGTCTTCGGACTCGTCTTCAGTCAGTTCACTGATCTGAGCCAGCAAAGGTGCCCCAAAGGCACCACCAATAACAGCGGCCTCGATCGCGGCGCGTCGGAGTTCTCCGACCTCGTCCACCTGTTGCGCCAGGAGGTCATGCAACGTGGCGGGAATGTTGTCCACGATACGTTCAGGCGACGCAGCGATGGCGGCAGAGCACTCCTTGATGAAAAGGGGCACGCCATTGCCCCGCGCCAAAATCTGCGCCGTGGTGCGGTCGTCAAGGCGCTCACCCGAGGCCGCCTTGGCCAGTTCTGACGATGTCGCATCATCGAGCGGTGGAAGCGACAATTGCTCAAGAGACGGTATGCTCTCTTTGATCGCTGATGGCGCCGGCATCCGCGAAACCATCAACATCAGGACGGGAAGTGATGTCAGATGCTCGGCCACGTCGCGCAGCACCGAAAGGGTCGATGGGTCGACCCATTGCATATCCTCAACCACGACAAGCACCGGCCCCTCTCGGCTGAGTTTTTGGTAGACGCGGATGAATATGTCACTCAGTTGCGCGCGCAGTTCGTCCTCACTGGTCGTCCCGCTGTCGCCAGGGCCCGGGGCAAGAATGAAATACAGCGTGCGAAGTTGCGCGTCGTCCAGAATATCGCTCAGATGTTCTGACAACCGGTTGCGACGCGCGGCAATATCGTCCTGATTGTGGATGCCGCACCACCGTTCGACCTGTGATATGAAGGGAAAGAACGGTGTGCTGACATGGAACGG includes:
- a CDS encoding peroxidase family protein, whose protein sequence is MLDVDDLIKLGFKISPPVTSYLAAIRLANAAKIHRPRPYTMGADYTTWPGVFSHRWIGRHTTPEDLSPVLPSESEVADLFRRRTQMDGSPLTLMCPQGSTLLFISAAQWFTDSFLRTFGAKGPVDQTDSNHEVDLCQIYGLNDFQTDMLRERDPDTNELTHRLAFRLDTQGEMWAPKLFQKNQSGGVKLAPPFDGSLATGENYGKPLHDPCKLWNAVKRAHPGLSDHAIDQLLLDFHATGLDNGNGTIGYIAINTLMLRAHNTFADLLWREKRGISGWDKERVFQTTRCTLIALLIKLVLEDYIAHIANMPFKLPVGVNRWQPWHHSNQIAIEFNLLYRWHSMIPERFIIDGAQVGPEGFRFNPRLVEQTGLAEMIRSLSRQPAARMSLRNTPDFLFQRPAPGAPAPVEATIALTRKARLPSLNTYRHHFCRKPHSNFTEMVGDQPFADELIADLSRLYCDVNRVELFPGLFAEQHKGDVIMGDLMTSMVAYDAITQLMNNPMVSKNLYSAETFSEKGFQLLKKTSSFSQVARFVGLDLQPEDCTLGRRPGGT
- a CDS encoding AAA family ATPase — protein: MVLHPTGPETDLGAMEHRHLTVMMVDLVESTVLAQMLEPEDLLSTTLRYHKLVEQIADEFGGRVLQIVGDGILVAFGWPAASENNAERALRAALRIHTDLPAMAGPLDLRCRIGIASGVVLVGDIALGTNIQPDAIFGSTLNLAARLQSLATPGGTMVSAATRALGAEQMEFEPQGVQNLAGFDRPVPVYRLTGEGKDQARRHNRTPLLGRKAERGQLRRAWKDVEAGRGRVIHILGEAGIGKSHLIRDLRSSVGPQAWVTYHCSPFHVSTPFFPFISQVERWCGIHNQDDIAARRNRLSEHLSDILDDAQLRTLYFILAPGPGDSGTTSEDELRAQLSDIFIRVYQKLSREGPVLVVVEDMQWVDPSTLSVLRDVAEHLTSLPVLMLMVSRMPAPSAIKESIPSLEQLSLPPLDDATSSELAKAASGERLDDRTTAQILARGNGVPLFIKECSAAIAASPERIVDNIPATLHDLLAQQVDEVGELRRAAIEAAVIGGAFGAPLLAQISELTEDESEDAIFGLAATGILQHLPGANDDAEMIWRFRHELVREAAYQSLVRDRRIHLHRRTAEALAAQPEAARQPEQIARHWELAGETTKAVAAWSEAARLNLRRHANREGAQHARNGLRLLDELPADQRDEAELNLQFLLAAAERVHVGYGAEPAIDAFGRSFELAEKLGDRRTLVRAGRGLFTAAMVKGDYQNAEQWGQAIIDAYDDHHTRMVGNYICGAALSPRGRFQDAAAALEQAASHADAHRAEAGNSPDIAAVIQIESMSALVDSFQGKTEAALAKAKRAVDAAIASGQPLIIANAMHWLTEIHMQMDHPDYARMAKALSAAVQDKGGPYYQAVATAHLAGAAIRTGEATEGVAMLQAAWGRMHATGAEAAGVLVNAELARGYLALGEIQKGLDAVGAGLTCAENTDERNYEAEIYRIKAALLLEQGGPFDAAEAALREAIAVANNQGAALYELRALSDLACIRPADTEVAARITELEERGRVLGPAGTST